One stretch of Pandoraea oxalativorans DNA includes these proteins:
- a CDS encoding patatin-like phospholipase family protein, producing the protein MSRFPKLHLRDGDGFRWLGACLLLGGLFVLLTPAARAATSTAGTASAAPGTICRVEGGDPGRPSVGLVLSGGGARGYAHLGVLKVLEDNRIPVDCVAATSMGAVVGGLYASGLSATDMRARLEHVNLADVAFDITDRSDLPQSQREDERYYVDSFSLGFGPNGFQLPSGLVHGNRLQALLQEWTPNVGGSVSFDKLPVPFRAIAADLQTGQMVVLDHGSLPQAIRASMALPGLFSPVDVNGRTLVDGGIVSNLPIETARAMGADVVIAVDIGSPLRPLNALSSPADVFQQMVGILIRQNVARQREQLRSTDVLIQPDLGRLTFTDFENAPQGIAAGEAAARAALPQLQRLALSPAQYAAWRAAHGNTAAEAVRITKVEINSRGVVPAKRIRAALHVKEGDVYDPAAVNKDLLALVNEDDFESVTQQMVEENGEHKLVITAQEKRWGPNFLLFGLGLSATSKEEGSFRLHLGYRRPWLTSSGLEARADATLGSDVLAFHGELRQPFANPWGAYIAPYVEIQRRHANLYDDSGDVRLTRYRLTTERAGVDVGLPISTLGDFRIGLAYAHGTAVPQYNLPIGDGDDASPTSQLLFPDIYGRQLSARAKLVIDQLDDPQFARHGYFTELRAERSLFAGSNSYTEVYGKGMVAMSYGRHSVSATMEAGNNFGGTNVTNPLGFTLGGFQHLSAYAADQLAGNSMMYGNITYMNRIASFSASPIRRLFVGVSLEAGNVWSVDDAFGSGTLKRSVTVFSALTTSFGPIYFGVAFAPGGRNNIYFQLGRTY; encoded by the coding sequence ATGAGCCGTTTCCCCAAACTTCATTTGCGCGACGGGGACGGTTTTCGCTGGCTCGGCGCATGCCTGCTGCTCGGTGGGCTGTTCGTCTTGCTCACCCCGGCGGCACGGGCTGCAACGTCGACGGCGGGTACTGCGTCCGCCGCACCCGGCACGATCTGCCGCGTCGAAGGCGGCGATCCGGGACGCCCGTCCGTCGGGCTGGTGTTGTCCGGTGGCGGCGCGCGAGGCTACGCGCACCTCGGCGTGCTCAAGGTGCTCGAAGACAATCGGATTCCGGTGGACTGCGTCGCAGCGACGAGCATGGGCGCAGTTGTCGGCGGCTTGTACGCGAGCGGCCTGAGTGCGACCGACATGCGTGCGCGGCTTGAACACGTGAACCTCGCGGACGTGGCGTTCGACATCACCGACCGTAGCGATCTTCCGCAGTCGCAGCGCGAAGACGAGCGCTACTACGTCGACAGCTTTTCCCTCGGCTTTGGTCCCAACGGCTTCCAGCTGCCTTCGGGGCTGGTGCATGGCAACCGGCTTCAGGCGTTGTTGCAGGAGTGGACGCCGAACGTCGGCGGCTCGGTGTCGTTCGACAAGCTTCCCGTGCCGTTCCGCGCGATTGCCGCCGACTTGCAAACCGGCCAGATGGTCGTGCTCGATCATGGCTCGTTGCCGCAGGCCATTCGCGCGAGCATGGCGCTGCCCGGTCTCTTCTCTCCGGTAGACGTCAATGGCCGCACGCTGGTCGACGGCGGCATCGTCAGCAACCTGCCGATCGAGACGGCGCGCGCGATGGGGGCGGATGTCGTGATCGCCGTGGACATCGGCTCACCGCTGCGTCCGCTCAACGCACTGTCGTCGCCAGCGGACGTGTTCCAGCAGATGGTCGGCATTCTGATTCGCCAGAACGTCGCGCGTCAGCGCGAGCAGCTTCGCTCGACCGACGTGCTGATTCAACCCGATCTGGGCCGTCTGACATTCACCGACTTCGAGAATGCACCACAAGGCATCGCCGCCGGCGAAGCCGCGGCACGCGCTGCGCTGCCGCAGCTTCAGCGGCTCGCGCTGAGTCCGGCGCAATACGCCGCGTGGCGCGCGGCGCATGGAAATACTGCGGCCGAGGCAGTACGCATCACCAAGGTCGAGATCAACTCGCGCGGCGTGGTGCCTGCGAAGCGCATCCGGGCGGCGCTGCATGTGAAGGAGGGCGACGTCTACGACCCGGCCGCAGTCAACAAGGACCTGCTGGCGCTCGTCAATGAGGACGATTTCGAGAGCGTCACGCAGCAAATGGTGGAAGAGAACGGCGAGCACAAGCTCGTCATCACCGCGCAAGAGAAGCGCTGGGGACCGAACTTCCTGCTGTTCGGCCTCGGCTTGTCGGCGACGTCGAAGGAGGAAGGCAGCTTCCGTCTGCACCTCGGATACCGCCGCCCGTGGCTCACGAGCAGCGGTCTCGAAGCCCGCGCCGACGCCACACTAGGCAGCGACGTCCTCGCGTTTCACGGCGAGTTGCGTCAACCGTTCGCGAACCCGTGGGGCGCCTACATCGCGCCTTACGTGGAGATTCAGCGCCGTCACGCCAATCTGTACGACGATTCGGGCGACGTCAGACTGACGCGATACCGCCTCACCACGGAGCGTGCCGGGGTCGACGTCGGCTTGCCGATATCGACGCTGGGCGACTTCCGTATCGGCCTGGCGTATGCGCACGGCACGGCGGTACCGCAATACAACCTGCCGATTGGCGATGGCGACGATGCGTCTCCGACCAGTCAACTACTCTTCCCCGATATTTACGGACGTCAGCTGAGCGCCCGCGCAAAGCTCGTGATCGATCAGCTCGACGATCCGCAATTCGCACGTCACGGTTATTTCACGGAGTTGCGCGCAGAGCGGTCGTTGTTCGCGGGAAGCAACAGCTATACCGAGGTGTACGGCAAGGGCATGGTGGCGATGAGCTACGGACGCCACAGCGTAAGCGCCACGATGGAGGCGGGCAACAACTTCGGCGGCACGAACGTGACGAACCCGCTCGGCTTCACGCTCGGCGGCTTCCAGCACTTGTCCGCGTACGCTGCCGATCAGTTGGCGGGCAATTCCATGATGTACGGGAACATCACGTACATGAACCGGATTGCGTCGTTCAGCGCGTCGCCGATCCGGCGGCTGTTCGTCGGGGTGAGCCTTGAAGCGGGCAATGTGTGGTCCGTGGACGATGCGTTCGGGAGCGGTACGCTCAAGCGCAGCGTCACCGTCTTCTCCGCGCTCACCACGTCGTTCGGTCCGATCTACTTCGGCGTGGCGTTCGCGCCGGGCGGACGTAACAACATCTACTTCCAGTTGGGACGAACGTACTGA
- a CDS encoding ATP-binding protein, with product MPANPFQPYRYCRLRWQRFRRSWTDTRADRRPSWSRLFVRTYTKLLGLCLLVLVIPAFFIVLDAPDSAWLTRLGTAHFLVPAILSTLLLPAIVAYRWMRPVWVDLVMVRERAIDFSGGRFHTRAKESYSVIIGPLARTLNALAERMEKLIATQRDLTNGISHELRTPLARLRFALEILRDPTSPADACEQALASIDLDVTELDELIDMSLTFARLEYSSLQSNLETTSVAHWFANQVRDASLLYAERDITLECNLAPSYQVVMDKRLMAYAMRNLLRNASRYARSRIVVGMQLRHGNVGIYVEDDGPGIAPDDRKRIFDAFVRLDRHTGGYGLGLAITEQVMRAHNGNVAATDPVTLGGARFEISWPAVATAGSPSVTS from the coding sequence ATGCCCGCCAACCCTTTCCAGCCGTATCGATACTGCCGGCTGCGGTGGCAGCGATTTCGCCGTTCATGGACGGACACGCGCGCCGACCGGCGTCCCAGTTGGTCGCGGCTCTTCGTGCGCACGTACACGAAGCTACTGGGGCTTTGTCTGCTGGTGCTCGTCATCCCGGCGTTCTTCATCGTGCTTGACGCACCGGACAGCGCATGGCTCACGCGTCTGGGGACGGCGCACTTTCTGGTCCCCGCGATACTCAGCACGCTGCTGTTGCCCGCCATCGTCGCGTATCGGTGGATGCGTCCGGTCTGGGTCGATCTCGTCATGGTGCGCGAGCGCGCCATCGACTTCAGCGGCGGCCGCTTCCATACGCGTGCGAAGGAGTCGTACAGCGTCATCATCGGTCCACTGGCGCGCACGCTCAACGCACTGGCCGAGCGCATGGAGAAACTGATCGCCACGCAGCGCGACCTGACCAACGGCATCTCGCACGAACTGCGCACACCGCTCGCGCGCCTGCGCTTCGCGTTGGAGATACTGCGCGACCCGACGTCGCCTGCCGACGCGTGTGAGCAAGCGCTGGCGAGCATCGATCTGGACGTGACCGAACTCGACGAACTCATCGACATGAGTCTGACCTTCGCTCGGCTGGAATACAGCTCGCTTCAGTCGAATCTGGAAACCACGTCCGTTGCGCACTGGTTTGCGAATCAGGTGCGCGACGCCTCCCTGCTCTACGCCGAGCGCGACATCACGCTGGAGTGCAATCTCGCGCCGTCGTATCAGGTCGTCATGGACAAGCGGCTGATGGCGTACGCGATGCGCAATCTGCTGCGCAATGCGAGCCGATATGCGCGTTCGCGCATCGTCGTCGGGATGCAGTTGCGCCACGGGAACGTCGGCATCTACGTGGAAGACGATGGCCCCGGTATTGCGCCGGACGACCGCAAACGCATCTTCGACGCGTTCGTGCGACTCGACCGCCACACGGGCGGATACGGGCTCGGGCTCGCCATCACGGAGCAAGTCATGCGGGCGCACAACGGCAACGTTGCCGCCACGGATCCGGTCACCCTCGGCGGGGCACGCTTCGAAATCAGTTGGCCCGCCGTGGCAACCGCCGGTTCGCCCTCGGTGACGTCTTAG
- a CDS encoding response regulator transcription factor has protein sequence MSARILLVEDDARLSALVCGYLQKHGYQVECVLDGARAVQTILRRRPDLVILDVNLPGKDGFEICREARAQYRGIVIMVTARDEEFDEVLGLELGADDYVHKPVEPRVLLARIKAQLRRNEHLIPASNAPESITLGRCRIDRGTRSVTLPNGKQPDLTSAEFDLLWALACSAGEVVTRDTLVRHLRGVEFDGIDRSVDGGIYKLRRKLNDDPTAPQCILTVRGKGYQLNKSCWD, from the coding sequence ATGTCCGCCCGCATCCTTCTCGTTGAAGACGACGCCCGTCTGTCCGCCCTGGTTTGCGGCTACCTTCAGAAGCACGGCTATCAGGTCGAATGCGTGCTCGATGGCGCACGTGCCGTGCAAACGATCCTGCGCCGCCGCCCCGATCTGGTGATTCTCGACGTCAATCTTCCAGGCAAGGACGGCTTCGAGATCTGTCGTGAAGCGCGCGCGCAGTACCGCGGCATCGTCATCATGGTGACGGCGCGCGACGAGGAATTCGACGAAGTGCTGGGGCTGGAGCTGGGGGCGGACGATTACGTTCACAAACCGGTGGAGCCGCGTGTGCTGCTCGCCCGCATCAAGGCGCAACTGCGTCGCAACGAACACCTGATTCCCGCGAGCAACGCCCCCGAGAGCATTACGCTCGGCCGGTGCCGCATCGACCGGGGCACCCGGTCCGTCACGCTGCCGAACGGCAAGCAGCCCGACCTGACCTCCGCCGAATTCGATCTGCTCTGGGCACTGGCCTGCTCGGCGGGCGAAGTGGTGACGCGCGACACGCTGGTGCGCCACTTGCGCGGCGTGGAGTTCGACGGCATCGACCGCTCGGTCGACGGCGGCATCTACAAACTGCGACGCAAGCTCAACGACGACCCCACCGCGCCGCAGTGCATTCTGACGGTGCGCGGCAAGGGCTATCAACTCAACAAATCCTGCTGGGACTGA
- a CDS encoding DoxX family protein: MHRFNIQWFARVLMSALFLIAGVRKIFAFKATVGYFAAIGLPFAEVVTALVIVIEAGGAIALILGWRLKPLALLLAIYTVATALIGHKFWAADPAQFSAQLNNFFKNIAIAGGFLLLAAQPDTSSSKA, from the coding sequence ATGCATCGTTTCAATATTCAGTGGTTTGCACGGGTGCTGATGTCGGCCCTGTTCCTGATCGCCGGGGTTCGCAAAATCTTCGCTTTCAAGGCGACCGTCGGCTATTTCGCGGCCATCGGCCTGCCCTTCGCGGAAGTCGTGACCGCGCTGGTCATCGTGATCGAAGCCGGTGGTGCCATCGCACTGATTCTCGGCTGGCGTCTCAAGCCGCTGGCGCTCCTGCTCGCGATCTACACCGTGGCAACGGCGCTCATCGGCCATAAGTTCTGGGCCGCCGATCCCGCACAGTTCAGCGCTCAACTGAATAACTTCTTCAAGAACATTGCGATTGCCGGTGGGTTCCTTCTGCTGGCGGCGCAACCGGATACTTCTTCGTCGAAGGCGTAA
- a CDS encoding GntR family transcriptional regulator, protein MTKSSRGDATGNLAATATLDEASLSTADRAYDAIRRQIVSGELPEGAPIRQDEIAAQMGVSKIPVREALMRLQSEGWVTLKRHAGAMVSPLTVSDCVEMLDMRIALECRALEIAVPNMAPSDLALAEQLLKRYAKADTPQSWSELNLAFHQALYAPANRPRLVATAQAAQERMGRFLRAHLSAVNDHQRSTDEHIAIHQACAAGDTKAAVRLLRKHLEQTQREVMAYFRLNGKA, encoded by the coding sequence GTGACCAAATCCTCACGCGGCGACGCGACCGGCAACCTTGCCGCCACTGCCACGCTCGACGAAGCTTCACTCTCGACGGCAGACCGCGCTTACGACGCCATTCGCCGTCAGATCGTGTCGGGCGAACTGCCGGAAGGTGCGCCGATTCGTCAGGACGAGATCGCGGCGCAAATGGGCGTGAGCAAGATTCCGGTGCGCGAGGCGCTGATGCGTCTGCAATCCGAGGGATGGGTGACGCTCAAGCGTCATGCGGGGGCGATGGTGTCGCCGCTCACGGTAAGCGATTGCGTCGAGATGCTCGACATGCGCATCGCACTCGAATGTCGCGCGCTTGAGATCGCGGTGCCGAACATGGCGCCGAGCGATCTCGCGCTGGCCGAACAATTGCTCAAGCGTTACGCGAAGGCGGACACACCGCAATCGTGGAGCGAACTGAATCTCGCATTTCATCAGGCGCTTTACGCGCCCGCGAACCGCCCGCGCCTCGTCGCCACGGCGCAGGCAGCACAGGAGCGTATGGGACGTTTTCTGCGCGCGCACCTCTCGGCCGTCAACGACCACCAGCGCTCGACCGACGAGCACATCGCCATCCACCAGGCCTGCGCTGCGGGCGACACGAAAGCCGCTGTACGCCTGCTGCGCAAACATTTGGAACAAACGCAACGCGAAGTGATGGCGTATTTCCGATTGAACGGGAAGGCTTAA
- a CDS encoding TauD/TfdA family dioxygenase: MSESKSLQGAAVWRGAEMVNNDRWVKTFPAHVLDQIDAALAQTHNVDWRNINRQNFPLPDAGAFFDDVREELENGSGMVKIRGLDVSRYDAEQLRRIWYALGAHLGTPMFQNCRGEVMREIKDEGMGVGAKLYGATVDSSGKPFLSSGARTLSPGQLRFHTDRCDVVGLLCVRQASEGGVSKLASSATVYNEMLKRRPDLHALLCKPIPRSRFGEEAGGEHIAYDLPIFGVRDGKLTSHFSLTYIENAQMLPGVRKLSDAEHEAIQMLMALAEEECFQMRFAPGDIQLLNNHIVYHGRTAFVDDVQTGQDRMLMRLWLSMPNSRALPDDHAVLWGDVASGKPHGGIAQPAAALPA; the protein is encoded by the coding sequence ATGTCCGAGTCCAAGAGTCTTCAGGGCGCTGCCGTCTGGCGCGGTGCCGAAATGGTGAACAACGACCGTTGGGTCAAAACGTTCCCGGCACACGTGCTCGATCAGATCGATGCCGCGCTGGCGCAAACGCACAACGTCGACTGGCGCAACATCAATCGTCAGAACTTCCCGCTGCCCGACGCGGGCGCGTTCTTTGACGATGTTCGTGAAGAACTCGAAAACGGCTCCGGCATGGTCAAGATTCGCGGTCTCGACGTCAGCCGTTATGACGCCGAACAACTGCGCCGTATCTGGTACGCGCTGGGTGCACACCTTGGCACACCGATGTTCCAGAACTGCCGTGGCGAAGTCATGCGCGAGATCAAGGACGAAGGCATGGGCGTCGGTGCGAAGCTCTACGGCGCGACCGTCGACAGCTCGGGCAAGCCATTCCTCTCCTCCGGCGCGCGTACCCTCTCACCGGGACAACTGCGCTTTCACACGGACCGTTGCGACGTGGTCGGTTTGCTGTGCGTGCGTCAGGCTTCGGAAGGCGGCGTGAGCAAACTAGCGAGCAGTGCTACCGTCTACAACGAGATGCTCAAGCGCCGTCCGGATCTGCATGCACTGCTGTGCAAACCGATTCCGCGCAGCCGTTTCGGCGAAGAAGCCGGTGGCGAACACATCGCTTATGACCTGCCGATCTTCGGCGTGCGAGACGGTAAGCTGACGAGCCACTTCTCTCTCACCTATATTGAGAACGCCCAGATGCTGCCGGGCGTGCGCAAGCTGAGCGACGCCGAACACGAAGCCATCCAGATGCTCATGGCGCTGGCAGAAGAAGAGTGCTTCCAGATGCGTTTCGCGCCGGGCGACATTCAGTTGCTCAACAACCACATCGTGTACCACGGCCGTACGGCTTTCGTGGACGATGTGCAGACCGGTCAGGACCGCATGCTCATGCGCCTGTGGCTGTCGATGCCCAACTCCCGCGCCTTGCCCGACGATCACGCCGTCCTGTGGGGCGACGTCGCCTCGGGCAAGCCGCATGGCGGCATCGCTCAACCGGCTGCGGCATTGCCCGCCTGA
- a CDS encoding ABC transporter substrate-binding protein, with protein MKPIEQQDKNRATRKTTHLRSLLIPLVLGGLCVVSTAACAAPDFGNCQVTGTRGSVKLETVTPGALSVRPVLPAPGWWNGDSPDTIKDGFEYCMAANMAHRAGLDRVIVVNRSFAQVVTGQAKGFDIALSEITITDERKKVVNFTDPYFSSDQGVLVKTGTKVDKDSIKKMRLGVKQGTTILPYLTDKVKVAEHPKVYTDAAAMYAALAAGQVDAVLYDTPNVLSIAKKSEGRFEVVGRYDTSEQWGGLVNKDSPNLAAFNKLIAEMKKDGTFDRLATQYLVPSLGADPAKLPILTP; from the coding sequence ATGAAACCGATCGAACAGCAAGACAAGAACCGCGCAACCCGCAAGACGACTCATCTGCGCTCGCTGCTCATTCCGCTCGTGCTGGGCGGCCTCTGCGTCGTGTCGACGGCCGCCTGCGCAGCGCCGGACTTCGGCAACTGCCAGGTCACCGGCACGCGCGGCTCGGTCAAACTCGAAACGGTTACGCCGGGCGCACTGTCGGTGCGTCCCGTGTTGCCCGCACCGGGCTGGTGGAACGGCGATTCGCCCGACACCATCAAGGACGGCTTCGAATACTGCATGGCCGCCAACATGGCCCACCGCGCCGGTCTGGATCGCGTGATCGTCGTCAACCGCTCGTTCGCGCAAGTGGTGACGGGGCAGGCCAAGGGCTTCGATATTGCGCTGAGCGAAATCACCATCACCGACGAGCGCAAGAAGGTCGTCAACTTCACCGATCCGTACTTCAGTTCGGATCAGGGCGTTCTCGTGAAGACGGGCACCAAGGTCGACAAGGACAGCATCAAGAAGATGCGTCTGGGCGTGAAGCAAGGCACCACGATCCTGCCTTATCTGACGGACAAGGTGAAGGTCGCCGAACACCCGAAGGTCTACACCGACGCCGCCGCCATGTACGCCGCACTCGCCGCCGGTCAGGTCGACGCCGTGCTGTACGACACGCCGAACGTGCTGTCCATCGCGAAGAAGTCCGAAGGCCGTTTCGAAGTCGTCGGCCGCTACGACACGAGCGAACAGTGGGGCGGTCTCGTCAACAAGGATTCGCCGAATCTCGCCGCCTTCAACAAGCTGATCGCCGAGATGAAGAAGGACGGCACGTTCGACCGTCTGGCGACGCAATACCTCGTGCCGAGCCTCGGTGCCGATCCCGCCAAGCTGCCGATCCTGACGCCGTGA
- a CDS encoding amino acid ABC transporter permease, whose product MSESSQKAPGSILGGMGRERRLNVGGTPSAPTVLCLCALLGAAIAVASSVYTIAALREGLMVNQLGGWWVPVGTVLLGLASLLVLIPLVRAFARYRDFGRATSRRDIVAARVAKAEAGVQSWITLGYTLAQLIVVLALQFVLANDLAVAKTFFLVPLIVKTFPLVLDAFWVNVKIFLIAEVFVLIWGLVVALAMFAPGNAGKPLRFIATAYVDIFRAMPAVLVIYLVGFGLPLTGVPILKDLSLTTYVVIALTLTVGAYVAEIYRAGIQGVHWSQVAAARSLGLSYTQTLRFVVLPQGIRQIIPPLLNAFIALQKDTALVNVVGVIDAFNQSMVIASNHYNLSAATTVAILFIIISVPQVRFVERMAKRDRARMRAGGA is encoded by the coding sequence ATGAGCGAATCCTCTCAAAAGGCGCCGGGGTCCATCCTCGGCGGCATGGGCCGGGAGCGCCGTCTGAACGTGGGCGGCACGCCGTCTGCGCCGACGGTGCTGTGTCTGTGCGCATTGCTGGGCGCGGCGATTGCCGTCGCCAGCAGCGTTTATACGATCGCCGCCCTGCGTGAAGGGTTGATGGTCAATCAACTGGGTGGCTGGTGGGTGCCCGTCGGTACGGTTCTGCTTGGGCTGGCCTCGTTGCTCGTGCTCATTCCGCTGGTGCGTGCATTTGCGCGTTACCGGGACTTCGGTCGCGCCACGTCGCGCCGTGACATCGTCGCGGCGCGTGTGGCGAAGGCCGAAGCCGGGGTACAAAGCTGGATCACGCTGGGCTACACGCTTGCGCAACTGATCGTCGTGCTCGCGTTGCAGTTCGTGCTGGCGAACGACCTGGCGGTGGCGAAGACGTTCTTCCTCGTCCCGCTCATCGTCAAGACGTTCCCGCTCGTACTCGACGCCTTCTGGGTGAACGTGAAGATCTTCCTGATTGCGGAAGTCTTCGTGCTGATCTGGGGCCTGGTCGTCGCACTCGCCATGTTCGCACCGGGCAATGCAGGCAAGCCGCTGCGCTTCATCGCTACGGCTTACGTCGACATCTTTCGCGCGATGCCTGCGGTGCTGGTGATCTATCTGGTGGGTTTCGGCCTGCCGCTCACCGGCGTGCCGATCCTGAAGGACCTGTCGCTCACCACCTACGTCGTGATCGCGTTGACGCTGACCGTCGGCGCCTACGTGGCGGAGATCTATCGCGCCGGGATTCAGGGCGTGCACTGGTCACAAGTGGCGGCGGCGCGCTCGCTGGGCCTGTCGTACACGCAGACGTTGCGCTTCGTGGTGTTGCCGCAGGGCATCCGGCAGATCATTCCGCCGCTGCTCAACGCCTTCATCGCGTTGCAGAAGGACACGGCGCTCGTGAACGTCGTCGGGGTGATCGACGCCTTCAACCAGTCGATGGTGATCGCGTCGAACCACTACAACCTGTCGGCGGCAACGACCGTCGCCATCCTGTTCATCATCATCTCGGTTCCGCAGGTGCGCTTCGTGGAACGGATGGCCAAACGCGACCGCGCCCGCATGCGTGCCGGCGGTGCCTGA
- a CDS encoding amino acid ABC transporter ATP-binding protein, whose amino-acid sequence MSFIEIRDIAKSYGDVSVINGLAMTVEEHQVVCLIGPSGSGKSTLLRCINGLESIDAGEILVHGDRITGPGVDVNSLRRDIGIVFQGYNLFPHMTVLENVTLAPIRVLKQPRREAEDRAMALLERFGLAHKANEYPDRMSGGQQQRVAIVRALAMDPMVLLLDEITSALDPELVSEVLNIVRDLAHEGMTMLLATHEMGFAREVASKVCFLCDGAVCEEGPPEQIFGDPQQERTRAFLRSIRQAKRL is encoded by the coding sequence ATGTCATTCATCGAGATTCGCGACATTGCCAAGTCGTACGGCGACGTATCGGTCATCAACGGTCTGGCGATGACGGTGGAGGAGCATCAGGTGGTGTGCCTGATCGGTCCGTCCGGTTCCGGCAAGTCGACGTTGCTGCGCTGTATCAACGGACTGGAGTCGATCGACGCGGGCGAGATTCTCGTGCACGGCGACCGCATTACCGGCCCCGGCGTGGACGTCAATTCGCTGCGTCGGGACATCGGTATCGTGTTTCAGGGCTACAATCTGTTCCCGCACATGACGGTGCTGGAGAACGTCACACTCGCGCCGATTCGCGTGCTAAAGCAACCCCGACGCGAAGCGGAAGATCGCGCGATGGCGTTGCTGGAACGCTTCGGTCTGGCGCATAAGGCGAACGAGTATCCGGACCGCATGTCGGGCGGGCAGCAACAACGCGTGGCCATCGTGCGTGCTCTGGCGATGGACCCGATGGTGTTGTTGCTCGACGAAATCACATCGGCCCTCGACCCGGAGCTGGTGTCCGAAGTGCTCAACATCGTGCGCGATCTGGCGCACGAGGGCATGACGATGCTGCTCGCCACGCACGAGATGGGCTTCGCACGCGAAGTGGCCTCGAAGGTCTGCTTCCTGTGCGACGGCGCGGTATGCGAGGAGGGGCCGCCTGAGCAGATTTTCGGCGACCCGCAGCAGGAGCGCACGCGTGCTTTCCTGCGAAGCATTCGGCAAGCCAAGCGTCTGTAG
- a CDS encoding HD domain-containing protein: MNTTTHPLLQAFFPYGDVIAAVLRIMGVCADGQDSDDGSHDWSHLIRVWKLVAEIAADDPALDLEMLAVSVLLHDCVQVEKTDPRRAQASRLSAEKASEVLRTLGWNAARIDATAHVIEAHSFSAAIEPRTNEARVLRDADRLDAIGAIGIARTFYVAGRNGSRLYDPLDPFATDRELDDRRFALDHFETKLLHLADGLTTATARRIGERRIATMRAYVELLRDEIATPRSTA; encoded by the coding sequence ATGAACACTACGACGCATCCGCTGCTGCAAGCCTTCTTCCCCTATGGCGACGTGATCGCCGCCGTGCTCCGGATCATGGGGGTTTGCGCCGACGGGCAGGATAGCGACGACGGCTCGCACGACTGGTCGCATCTGATTCGCGTGTGGAAACTGGTGGCGGAAATCGCCGCCGACGACCCGGCGCTCGACCTCGAGATGCTGGCGGTCTCGGTGCTGCTGCACGACTGCGTGCAAGTGGAGAAAACGGACCCGCGCCGCGCACAGGCGTCGCGGCTCTCGGCGGAGAAGGCGAGCGAGGTACTGCGCACACTTGGTTGGAACGCCGCCCGCATCGATGCCACCGCGCACGTCATCGAAGCGCATAGCTTCTCGGCAGCGATCGAACCCCGGACGAACGAGGCGCGCGTGCTGCGCGACGCCGACCGGCTCGATGCCATCGGTGCCATCGGCATCGCCCGCACGTTCTACGTCGCAGGTCGCAATGGCTCGCGGCTTTACGATCCGCTCGATCCTTTCGCCACGGATCGCGAGCTGGACGACCGGCGCTTTGCACTCGATCACTTCGAGACCAAGCTTCTGCATCTCGCCGACGGATTGACGACCGCTACGGCGCGGCGCATCGGAGAACGCCGCATCGCCACCATGCGTGCTTACGTCGAGCTGCTGCGCGACGAAATCGCCACGCCACGTTCGACGGCCTGA
- a CDS encoding Lrp/AsnC family transcriptional regulator yields the protein MSLDSYDIALLAAIQRDATTPQHALGAQVNLSSAAVNRRLKKLAEEGVTRKTVSLVDPEQVGYPLTIITEVEVENERLDLLDAMKRSFLACPQVQQCYYVAGECDFVVIMVVQNMAQYTALTRTLFFESNNVKRFKTLVSMSNVKVGLEVPLDAVAA from the coding sequence ATGAGCCTCGACAGTTACGACATCGCCCTCCTTGCGGCGATTCAGCGGGATGCGACAACGCCTCAGCATGCGCTGGGGGCGCAGGTCAATCTGTCGTCTGCGGCGGTGAACCGGCGACTGAAAAAGCTTGCGGAGGAAGGCGTGACGCGCAAGACCGTCTCGCTGGTCGACCCGGAGCAGGTCGGCTATCCGCTCACGATCATCACGGAAGTCGAAGTCGAGAACGAACGTCTTGATCTGCTCGACGCGATGAAGCGGAGTTTTCTCGCGTGCCCGCAGGTGCAGCAGTGCTATTACGTCGCGGGGGAATGCGACTTCGTGGTGATCATGGTCGTGCAGAACATGGCGCAGTACACGGCGCTCACGCGCACGCTCTTCTTCGAGAGCAACAACGTCAAACGCTTCAAGACGCTCGTCTCGATGAGCAACGTGAAGGTCGGGCTGGAGGTCCCGCTGGACGCCGTCGCAGCGTAG